A genomic stretch from Scomber scombrus chromosome 8, fScoSco1.1, whole genome shotgun sequence includes:
- the LOC133985026 gene encoding thromboxane A2 receptor-like encodes MNASFPPPTNNTPLCYSINSPPFNYTPTLASIHYSSIFSTLGLTSNLIAFIVLVKSFRRARSGSRSFFLIFLGGLVITDFMGLLVTGCIVVSFYVTNFNWRQLDPNCHFCNFMGMSMVFYGLCPLLLGATMAVERFIGINLPFVRSCSKTKGRSVSMVLMVWLFAGCIALLPLMGVGSYHMQMPGSWCFFNISYEGNDKFFSLIFSLVGLTSIAVSFLLNTVSVVTLIKVCCGPARTQRRRDHEVEMMVQLILIMVIASICWCPLLVFIAKTVLSRDRVQIRLLLLGIRFATWNQILDPWVYILCRRAVLQRIYPRLNWSRGSIMTLYPSFSDTVRRFTRSSLGSTLGSDETAETEKTDVTSPSTLKSPPSSP; translated from the exons ATGAATGCTTCTTTCCCACCACCCACCAACAACACCCCACTCTGCTACTCCATCAACAGCCCTCCATTCAATTACACACCTACCCTTGCCTCAATCCACTACTCATCCATTTTCAGCACCTTGGGTCTCACCTCCAACCTCATCGCCTTCATAGTTCTTGTCAAGTCTTTTCGGCGGGCACGTTCAGGTTCACGATCCTTTTTCCTTATCTTCCTTGGTGGCCTGGTGATCACTGACTTCATGGGTCTTCTGGTCACCGGCTGCATTGTGGTCTCCTTCTATGTCACAAACTTTAATTGGCGCCAGTTAGACCCAAACTGCCATTTCTGCAACTTCATGGGCATGTCCATGGTGTTCTACGGACTGTGCCCACTGCTGCTGGGTGCTACCATGGCTGTGGAGCGCTTCATTGGCATCAACCTTCCATTTGTACGCTCTTGCAGCAAAACTAAGGGCCGGTCAGTTTCCATGGTGCTGATGGTGTGGTTGTTTGCTGGATGCATTGCTTTGCTGCCCCTAATGGGTGTTGGGAGCTACCACATGCAGATGCCCGGCTCCTGGTGTTTTTTCAACATCAGCTATGAGGGAAATGACAAGTTCTTCTCCCTGATCTTCTCACTGGTTGGGTTGACGAGCATTgctgtgtcatttttattgaaCACGGTGAGCGTGGTGACCCTGATCAAGGTGTGCTGTGGACCAGCCAGGACCCAGCGTCGCCGAGATCATGAAGTGGAGATGATGGTGCAACTTATCCTGATCATGGTCATTGCTTCTATCTGCTGGTGCCCCCTCTTG GTCTTCATTGCAAAAACTGTGCTGTCCAGAGATCGGGTCCAGATCAGACTCCTGCTGCTAGGGATACGCTTCGCAACCTGGAACCAGATCCTGGACCCCTGGGTATACATCCTGTGTCGCAGGGCAGTTCTCCAGAGAATCTACCCCCGCCTTAACTGGTCCAGGGGCTCCATCATGACCTTGTACCCATCTTTCAGTGACACCGTTCGCAGGTTCACACGCTCTTCACTTGGGAGCACCCTGGGCTCAGATGAAACCGCAGAGACTGAGAAAACAGATGTAACATCCCCATCTACCTTGAAATCACCTCCTTCTTCTCCATAA